From Salinirubellus salinus, the proteins below share one genomic window:
- a CDS encoding DUF5518 domain-containing protein codes for MTDWRAVGIGFLVGIVAGLVAFVIPVIGHVGAGLIAGIAAGYVACSEGPGGLLRGAWHGMLAGAIGGILLALLFALFGAAIGGLAGGPVGSLLGGGGVLVVGVVLAFVFALDSAIGGLLGALFA; via the coding sequence ATGACAGACTGGCGTGCGGTCGGCATCGGCTTCCTCGTGGGTATCGTCGCGGGACTGGTGGCGTTCGTGATCCCGGTCATCGGGCACGTCGGGGCCGGGCTCATCGCCGGCATCGCGGCGGGCTACGTCGCCTGCTCGGAGGGGCCGGGTGGCCTCCTCCGTGGCGCGTGGCACGGGATGCTCGCGGGGGCCATCGGCGGTATCCTGCTGGCACTGTTGTTCGCGCTGTTCGGCGCGGCTATCGGGGGCCTCGCCGGCGGTCCCGTCGGGAGCCTCCTCGGCGGGGGCGGCGTCCTCGTCGTCGGCGTGGTGCTGGCGTTCGTGTTCGCGCTCGACAGCGCCATCGGCGGTCTCCTCGGCGCCCTGTTCGCCTGA
- a CDS encoding SIMPL domain-containing protein: MRPDTRIGAALVALLVLLAGCVGAGSPTPLAQSTAETTEQTADSTPSISVSGAATVEAAPDLAVVRVAVEREADTADRARGDVATAVEEMREALRDAGVPDANVTTESFGVFPQYQYDDGERTLDGYRAVHSFRIEVSPDRAGEIVDVAVGNGADRVAGVAFTLSEEKRAELRQEALTLAVENARTDAETMAAAAGVSVGPVQSLSTSNSVGPVSPVEFARGDAAESRTVLEPGDVSVTASVSVVYGIDAEQ; encoded by the coding sequence ATGCGTCCAGACACCCGAATCGGAGCCGCGCTCGTGGCGCTGCTGGTCCTGCTGGCCGGCTGTGTCGGGGCCGGCAGTCCGACCCCGCTCGCCCAGTCGACCGCCGAGACGACCGAGCAGACGGCCGACAGCACCCCGAGCATCAGCGTCTCGGGGGCGGCCACCGTCGAGGCCGCTCCGGACCTCGCCGTCGTGCGCGTGGCCGTCGAGCGTGAGGCGGACACGGCCGACCGCGCCCGCGGTGACGTGGCCACGGCCGTCGAGGAGATGCGCGAGGCGCTCCGCGACGCCGGTGTGCCCGACGCGAACGTCACCACGGAGTCGTTCGGCGTCTTCCCGCAGTACCAGTACGACGACGGCGAGCGCACCCTCGACGGCTACCGCGCCGTCCACTCGTTCCGCATCGAGGTGAGCCCCGACCGGGCCGGTGAGATCGTCGACGTGGCCGTCGGCAACGGCGCCGACCGCGTCGCCGGCGTCGCGTTCACCCTTTCCGAGGAGAAGCGTGCCGAACTCCGACAGGAGGCGCTGACCCTCGCGGTGGAGAACGCCCGCACCGACGCGGAGACGATGGCCGCCGCCGCCGGCGTCTCGGTCGGCCCGGTCCAGTCGCTCTCCACGTCGAACAGTGTCGGACCGGTCTCCCCGGTCGAGTTCGCCCGAGGGGACGCCGCCGAGAGCAGGACCGTCCTCGAACCCGGCGACGTGTCGGTGACCGCGTCGGTCAGCGTGGTCTACGGCATCGACGCCGAACAGTAA
- a CDS encoding NOG1 family protein: protein MSGPFENLPTTPRSEELLDKAFSRAARAGRAKTGIEAQESMLQTAGNILSDNLQNVVTSWPDFSELDPFHYELADAIVDVDSLRQALSEVQWASRQVGNLKGEYQGKIRRADTDTARKHRKQAFARFASILEEVEDDLLEIGAARDELKHVPELDPDEPAIVVAGYPNVGKTSFINRVTNARNEIASYPFTTTELHVGHVERDYLRYQLVDTPGLLDRPADERNDVERQAVSALTHLADAVLFVVDASGNCGYPLEIQLALRDDLKDRFRDVPVVTVCNKMDQSTDVAADFFMSVETGEGVDEVLDAAVEAVGYEPELPFDE, encoded by the coding sequence ATGAGCGGGCCCTTCGAGAACCTCCCGACGACGCCGCGGTCCGAGGAGCTGCTGGACAAGGCGTTCTCGCGAGCGGCCCGTGCCGGCCGTGCCAAGACCGGTATCGAGGCACAGGAGTCGATGCTCCAGACCGCCGGCAACATCCTGAGTGACAACCTCCAGAACGTGGTCACCTCGTGGCCGGACTTCTCCGAACTCGACCCGTTCCATTACGAACTCGCCGACGCCATCGTCGACGTGGACTCGCTCCGACAGGCGCTCTCGGAGGTCCAGTGGGCCTCCCGGCAGGTCGGGAACCTCAAGGGCGAGTACCAGGGGAAGATACGGCGTGCCGACACCGACACGGCCCGGAAACACCGGAAGCAGGCGTTCGCCCGCTTCGCCAGCATCCTCGAGGAGGTCGAGGACGACCTGCTCGAGATCGGTGCGGCGCGCGACGAACTCAAGCACGTCCCCGAACTCGACCCGGACGAACCCGCCATCGTCGTCGCAGGCTACCCGAACGTCGGCAAGACCTCGTTCATCAACCGCGTGACGAACGCGCGCAACGAGATCGCGAGCTACCCGTTCACGACGACGGAACTCCACGTCGGGCACGTCGAGCGTGACTACCTCCGCTACCAGCTCGTCGACACGCCCGGCCTGCTCGACCGCCCGGCCGACGAGCGCAACGACGTCGAGAGACAGGCCGTCTCGGCGCTCACCCACCTCGCCGACGCGGTGCTGTTCGTCGTGGACGCGAGCGGGAACTGTGGCTACCCGCTGGAGATACAGCTCGCCCTGCGTGACGACCTGAAGGACCGGTTCCGCGACGTGCCGGTCGTCACCGTCTGCAACAAGATGGACCAGTCGACAGACGTGGCCGCGGACTTCTTCATGAGCGTCGAGACGGGCGAGGGCGTCGACGAGGTGCTCGACGCGGCCGTCGAGGCGGTCGGGTACGAGCCGGAACTGCCGTTCGACGAGTAA